A single window of Rhizobium sp. SL42 DNA harbors:
- a CDS encoding ABC transporter substrate-binding protein, which produces MSETSKTPKGISRRSLLKTASAAAGLAAGSGVITGFPTIWAQNPITLRQFGTGVSNLNAIAEKCKADLGITLEMTATDSDAAAQRAVTQPNSYDIADIEYWILKKVFPAGVIQPMDVKKLKYYEKIVPLFKTGKLTPDSVIAQGTAPHTVGYVEKAGDKTFAKSETELFTMVPTIYNADTLGIRPDLVGREITTWADIMDPAFKGKTSILNIPSIGIMDAAMIMEAMGNIKYADKGNMTKAEIDATIEFLIKAKQDGQFRAFWKSFDESVNLMASGEVVIQSMWSPAVAAVRGKGIACKYQPLKEGYRSWGGGLGLASHLQGAQLDAAYEYINWYTSGWVGAYLNRQGYYSAAMETAKEHMSADEWGYWIEGKAAQGDIVAPDGKVMEKAGAVRDGGSFEERMGKVACWNSVMDEDRYMVRRWNEFIAA; this is translated from the coding sequence AAGACACCCAAGGGAATTTCCCGCCGCTCGCTTCTGAAGACGGCGTCAGCCGCCGCCGGCCTTGCTGCCGGTTCCGGCGTCATCACCGGCTTCCCGACCATCTGGGCGCAGAACCCGATCACGCTGCGCCAGTTCGGCACCGGCGTGTCGAACCTCAATGCGATAGCCGAAAAGTGCAAGGCGGACCTCGGCATCACGCTTGAAATGACGGCAACGGATTCGGACGCGGCCGCCCAGCGCGCCGTCACGCAGCCGAATTCCTATGACATCGCCGATATCGAATACTGGATCCTGAAGAAGGTCTTCCCCGCCGGCGTGATCCAGCCGATGGATGTGAAGAAGCTCAAGTATTACGAAAAGATCGTGCCGCTGTTCAAAACCGGCAAGCTGACGCCGGACAGCGTCATCGCCCAGGGTACGGCGCCGCACACCGTCGGTTACGTCGAGAAGGCCGGCGACAAGACCTTTGCCAAGAGCGAGACGGAACTCTTCACCATGGTTCCGACGATCTACAATGCCGATACGCTCGGCATTCGCCCGGATCTCGTCGGCCGAGAAATCACCACCTGGGCTGACATCATGGATCCGGCCTTCAAGGGCAAGACCTCGATCCTCAATATCCCGTCGATCGGCATCATGGATGCCGCGATGATCATGGAAGCCATGGGCAACATCAAGTATGCCGACAAGGGCAACATGACCAAGGCGGAAATCGACGCGACGATCGAATTCCTGATCAAGGCAAAGCAGGACGGCCAGTTCCGCGCCTTCTGGAAGTCGTTCGACGAGTCGGTCAACCTGATGGCATCGGGCGAAGTCGTGATCCAGTCGATGTGGTCGCCGGCGGTTGCCGCCGTCCGCGGCAAGGGCATCGCCTGCAAATATCAGCCACTCAAGGAAGGCTATCGTTCGTGGGGCGGTGGTCTCGGTCTCGCCTCGCATCTGCAGGGCGCTCAACTCGACGCGGCCTACGAATATATCAACTGGTACACATCCGGTTGGGTCGGCGCCTATCTCAATCGTCAGGGCTACTATTCGGCTGCCATGGAAACCGCCAAGGAACATATGTCGGCTGACGAATGGGGCTACTGGATCGAAGGCAAGGCTGCCCAGGGCGATATCGTTGCTCCGGACGGCAAGGTCATGGAAAAGGCCGGCGCCGTGCGCGACGGCGGCTCCTTCGAAGAGCGCATGGGCAAGGTCGCGTGCTGGAACTCCGTCATGGATGAAGACCGCTACATGGTTCGCCGCTGGAACGAGTTCATCGCGGCTTGA